Proteins encoded together in one Deinococcus hopiensis KR-140 window:
- a CDS encoding ABC transporter ATP-binding protein, with protein MLPSENVTRRLYGLLSPYRRTVALGLTLLLGSVVAELYPPLVWSRVVDHGLPRRDWAWIGGQLALLVGVFAAQQLLSAWRGLLLERAGQRLTLDLRVALYRKLQGQSAAYFESQRTGDLIARVTGDVDGLQDVLVRGTDAVMANALRLIGVVGIFLALQPLLGVLVTLPMLAVAVMLRRYARTVRPAYRAARTRLGDLSALITDRLTGLRVVQGFAREDAEARRVEALGQELYREQVRAVTLRNRAFPLARFVGNLGNAVMLGGGVWLVATGQFTLGGLLAYRGYGRYFYGPIDDLVNIGDLLQRAEASGRRVFEVLDAPVAVAEARDARPLPEPVRGEVRFENVTFGYSPERPVLRGLTLTIPAGQRVAVLGESGAGKSTLLGLVTRQHDPLSGTVLLDGLDVRTATLSSLRSHAVTMPQDTFLFHDTVLENVRYARPDTSLAEVEEALAAARALDFVRTLPEGLNTVVGERGVRLSGGQRQRLAIARTILARPAVLLLDEPTSAVDAESEALVVAALDRLMRGRTALIVTHRLSLARGADRVIVLGGGGVIEDGPPTLLRERGGAYAALERAAQLGSTLPEPRPA; from the coding sequence ATGCTCCCGTCCGAGAACGTCACCCGCCGCCTGTACGGCCTCCTCTCGCCCTACCGGCGCACGGTGGCCCTGGGCCTGACGCTGCTGTTGGGCAGCGTGGTCGCCGAACTGTACCCGCCGCTTGTGTGGAGCCGCGTGGTGGACCACGGCCTGCCCCGCCGGGACTGGGCCTGGATCGGCGGGCAACTGGCCCTTCTGGTCGGCGTCTTCGCCGCGCAGCAACTCCTGTCGGCGTGGCGGGGGCTGCTGCTGGAGCGGGCCGGGCAGCGGCTGACCCTGGACCTGCGGGTCGCGCTGTACCGCAAGCTTCAGGGCCAATCAGCGGCCTACTTCGAGTCGCAGCGGACCGGAGACCTGATTGCCCGCGTGACAGGGGATGTGGACGGCCTGCAAGACGTCCTCGTGCGTGGGACGGACGCCGTGATGGCCAACGCACTGCGGCTGATCGGCGTGGTGGGCATCTTTCTCGCCTTGCAGCCGCTGTTGGGCGTGCTCGTCACGCTGCCCATGCTGGCGGTGGCCGTGATGCTGCGCCGCTACGCCCGCACCGTCCGTCCCGCCTACCGCGCGGCCCGCACCCGGCTGGGGGACCTCAGCGCACTCATCACGGACCGGCTCACGGGCCTGCGGGTGGTGCAGGGCTTTGCGCGGGAGGACGCAGAGGCGCGACGGGTGGAGGCGCTGGGGCAGGAACTCTACCGCGAGCAGGTGCGGGCGGTGACGCTGCGCAACCGCGCCTTTCCCCTGGCCCGCTTCGTCGGCAATCTGGGCAATGCCGTCATGCTGGGCGGCGGCGTGTGGCTCGTCGCGACCGGGCAGTTCACCCTGGGCGGCCTGCTGGCGTACCGGGGCTACGGGCGTTACTTCTACGGCCCCATCGACGACCTGGTCAACATCGGGGACCTGCTGCAACGTGCCGAGGCCAGCGGGCGGCGGGTGTTCGAGGTGCTGGACGCGCCGGTGGCCGTGGCCGAAGCCCGGGACGCGCGGCCCTTGCCCGAGCCCGTGCGCGGTGAGGTGCGGTTCGAGAATGTCACCTTTGGGTATAGCCCCGAGCGCCCGGTGCTGCGCGGCCTCACCCTGACCATTCCCGCCGGGCAGCGCGTGGCTGTGCTGGGCGAATCGGGGGCGGGCAAGAGCACCCTGCTGGGTCTGGTCACCCGGCAGCACGATCCGCTCTCGGGGACCGTACTGCTGGACGGTCTGGACGTCCGGACCGCAACACTTTCCAGCCTGCGCTCACACGCGGTCACCATGCCCCAGGACACCTTCCTCTTTCACGACACCGTGCTGGAAAACGTGCGTTACGCCCGCCCCGACACCTCACTGGCAGAGGTGGAGGAGGCGCTCGCAGCGGCCCGGGCCCTCGACTTCGTGCGGACGCTCCCCGAAGGGCTCAACACCGTGGTGGGCGAGCGCGGCGTGCGGCTCAGCGGCGGCCAGCGGCAGCGCCTGGCGATTGCCCGGACCATCCTCGCCCGCCCCGCCGTCCTGCTGCTCGATGAGCCGACGAGCGCCGTGGACGCCGAGAGCGAGGCCCTGGTGGTGGCCGCCCTGGACCGGCTGATGCGCGGGCGAACGGCCCTGATCGTGACCCACCGCCTCAGCCTGGCGAGGGGCGCAGACCGGGTCATCGTGCTGGGGGGCGGCGGGGTGATTGAGGACGGCCCACCCACCCTCCTGCGGGAGCGCGGCGGAGCTTACGCTGCCCTGGAACGCGCCGCGCAGCTCGGCAGCACCTTGCCTGAGCCCCGTCCTGCCTAA
- a CDS encoding CobW family GTP-binding protein: protein MSTPAPNERIPIVVIGGFLGAGKTTLVNHLLRSLPHRLGVIVNEFGQAGVDGGLIERLGDDVTELTAGCLCCTGRDDLLRSLVTIALREEKPDAVLIELSGVADPTPVLTTLLERSVRAAFRVTTLVAVVDARHVLQTLRDHPEAARQLAYANVVVLNKTDLADPPLLDHAFQVLRGVNPLARMVPVERGQVDAEALLARDDFDPRELKNPPATRHTPGLKSFTLRADRPLDPYRWQRFMTDLILSRPAEVLRVKGFLSLHGYPRRVLFQAVRDLFTADAWDEADGQTELVFIGRGLDRAEYEAGFKGCLTPGPADLMPD from the coding sequence ATGAGCACTCCTGCCCCGAATGAACGCATTCCCATCGTCGTGATCGGCGGCTTTCTGGGCGCGGGCAAGACCACGCTGGTCAACCACCTGCTCCGCTCACTGCCGCACCGCCTCGGCGTGATCGTCAACGAATTCGGGCAGGCGGGGGTGGACGGCGGTCTGATCGAGCGCCTGGGTGACGACGTAACCGAGCTCACCGCTGGGTGCCTGTGCTGCACGGGCCGGGATGACCTGCTGCGTTCGCTGGTGACGATCGCCCTGCGTGAGGAAAAGCCCGACGCCGTGCTGATCGAACTTAGCGGCGTGGCGGACCCCACGCCCGTGCTGACCACACTGCTGGAGCGCTCGGTGCGGGCGGCCTTTCGGGTGACCACCCTGGTGGCGGTGGTGGACGCCCGGCATGTGCTCCAGACGTTGCGGGATCATCCCGAGGCCGCGCGGCAACTCGCCTATGCCAACGTGGTGGTGCTGAACAAGACCGACCTGGCCGATCCCCCACTGCTGGACCACGCGTTTCAAGTGCTGCGGGGCGTCAATCCCCTCGCTCGCATGGTTCCTGTGGAGCGCGGGCAGGTGGACGCGGAGGCCCTGCTCGCCCGGGACGACTTTGATCCACGCGAGCTGAAAAATCCCCCCGCTACCCGGCACACGCCGGGCCTGAAGAGCTTTACCCTGCGCGCGGACCGGCCCCTCGATCCGTACCGCTGGCAACGCTTCATGACGGACCTGATCCTCTCGCGCCCGGCCGAGGTCCTGCGGGTCAAGGGGTTTCTCAGCCTGCACGGCTACCCCCGGCGCGTGCTGTTTCAAGCCGTGCGGGACCTTTTTACTGCCGACGCCTGGGACGAGGCGGACGGGCAGACCGAACTGGTGTTTATCGGACGTGGTCTGGACCGGGCCGAGTACGAGGCCGGCTTTAAAGGTTGCCTGACCCCCGGTCCCGCCGATCTCATGCCCGATTGA
- a CDS encoding PaaI family thioesterase, with protein sequence MTPTQTALHPDLNLPTPEELDRLAPEELAARMNRLSGTLGERLGIEILTASRETLTARMPVEGNRQPAGRLHGGASLALAEELASIGTWLNLDVRRQVGVGVDVSGTHVRGVAEGFVTAEATLAYRGRTVMVWTVEMRDGRGRTTTLARCTCNVVTHVEG encoded by the coding sequence GTGACTCCAACCCAAACGGCACTGCATCCCGATCTGAACCTGCCCACCCCCGAGGAGTTGGACCGCCTGGCGCCTGAGGAACTCGCCGCCCGCATGAACCGCCTCTCAGGCACGTTGGGCGAGCGGCTCGGCATCGAGATCCTGACGGCGTCGCGGGAGACTCTGACGGCCCGAATGCCTGTGGAGGGCAACCGCCAGCCCGCCGGACGCCTGCACGGTGGCGCGAGCCTCGCCCTGGCCGAAGAACTCGCCAGCATTGGCACCTGGCTGAACCTGGATGTGCGCCGGCAGGTGGGCGTCGGCGTGGACGTGAGCGGCACCCACGTCCGGGGCGTGGCGGAAGGCTTCGTTACCGCCGAGGCCACCCTCGCCTACCGGGGCCGCACCGTGATGGTCTGGACCGTGGAAATGCGCGACGGGCGGGGCCGAACGACGACGCTGGCGCGGTGTACCTGCAATGTGGTGACGCACGTGGAGGGATGA
- a CDS encoding DUF3248 domain-containing protein: protein MTPAPPPDLPPDLARQLDALGGQLVWRVGKDEASEDVVVRLGYASATPRFAHLPRLRSVGDAELQAALTEDRIVIEWVD from the coding sequence ATGACGCCTGCGCCCCCCCCAGATCTGCCCCCGGACCTTGCGCGGCAACTGGACGCCCTGGGCGGGCAACTCGTGTGGCGCGTGGGCAAGGACGAGGCCAGCGAAGACGTGGTGGTGCGCCTGGGCTACGCCTCAGCCACCCCCCGCTTCGCGCACCTGCCCCGGCTGCGCAGCGTGGGTGACGCCGAGCTTCAGGCTGCGCTCACCGAGGACCGCATCGTAATCGAGTGGGTGGACTGA
- a CDS encoding DUF3809 domain-containing protein — MLIEARQAFTLTHPGGQAAALRFVQDAGRSLSRVRFLRKLQGSAEGVTGELIVPVPVLGEVDLPFSSRLTATPEGATLTPQPIEGERAWVEVAGRAEVDGAGAVAFTFHFRAHLGTPQAEGWGGAAFEKMVRAAAGRTLERVAAELPVGIGAAMGAEG, encoded by the coding sequence GTGCTGATCGAGGCCCGGCAGGCGTTCACCCTCACCCATCCCGGCGGGCAGGCGGCGGCGCTGAGGTTCGTGCAGGATGCGGGCCGCTCGCTGTCGCGGGTGCGGTTTTTGCGAAAGTTGCAGGGCAGTGCTGAGGGTGTGACCGGCGAATTGATCGTGCCCGTGCCCGTGCTGGGCGAGGTGGACCTGCCCTTTTCCAGCCGGCTGACCGCTACGCCCGAAGGAGCCACGCTGACCCCTCAGCCCATCGAGGGTGAGCGCGCGTGGGTGGAAGTGGCCGGACGGGCGGAGGTGGACGGCGCGGGAGCCGTGGCCTTTACCTTCCACTTCCGCGCCCACCTTGGTACCCCACAGGCCGAGGGCTGGGGCGGCGCGGCCTTCGAAAAAATGGTGCGCGCAGCCGCTGGCCGAACACTCGAGCGGGTGGCGGCGGAGCTGCCGGTGGGGATCGGGGCGGCGATGGGTGCAGAGGGCTGA
- a CDS encoding IS630 family transposase: MDEHRVGLKPLVGKQWSERGKAPTVRVQHRYEWLYVSAFVCPQTGESQYWLLPTVNTAAFQAVLDRFALDTQAGKTREIILVLDGAGWHATPQLKCPPGIELVFLPPYSPELQPAERLWSLTDAPLKNRHFETLEDLTVLLAEQCRRLEQQRERIRSLTFFHWWPCITN; this comes from the coding sequence ATGGATGAACACCGTGTGGGATTGAAACCCCTCGTCGGCAAACAATGGTCCGAGCGAGGCAAAGCACCGACCGTGCGTGTCCAACACCGGTATGAATGGCTCTATGTCAGTGCGTTCGTCTGTCCTCAGACGGGAGAGAGCCAGTACTGGTTGTTGCCGACGGTCAATACGGCGGCCTTCCAGGCTGTGCTCGATCGCTTTGCCCTCGACACACAGGCTGGAAAGACCCGGGAGATCATCTTGGTCTTGGATGGTGCGGGGTGGCATGCCACCCCGCAGTTAAAGTGCCCACCGGGCATCGAGCTCGTCTTCTTGCCGCCCTACTCCCCAGAGTTGCAACCCGCCGAACGCCTTTGGTCCCTCACCGATGCTCCCTTGAAGAATCGTCACTTCGAAACCCTGGAAGACCTGACCGTGTTGCTTGCGGAGCAGTGTCGTCGGTTGGAACAGCAGAGGGAGAGAATCCGTTCTCTCACCTTCTTCCATTGGTGGCCTTGCATAACAAATTAA
- a CDS encoding winged helix-turn-helix domain-containing protein: MERRRSHLLAFLAEGKSAAEALKLTGYSYQGADKIIDAYHQHGLAGLKDQRHQNSGAPTLLSDAEVLLLARTIRADTASGGVWNGARVQSWVKQELEKDVHLSRCYAFLDAVGYSLQVPRPRHVEANQVTQEAFQKKSSQPWSKQLRRVLKQLDER; encoded by the coding sequence GTGGAACGACGACGCAGTCACCTCCTCGCGTTCCTGGCAGAAGGGAAAAGCGCTGCTGAAGCCCTGAAGCTCACGGGCTACTCGTATCAAGGTGCAGACAAAATCATCGACGCGTACCACCAACATGGTCTGGCGGGGCTCAAAGATCAGCGACACCAGAACAGTGGTGCACCGACCCTGCTCAGCGACGCCGAAGTGCTCCTCCTGGCGCGGACGATTCGTGCAGACACCGCCAGCGGCGGTGTCTGGAATGGTGCACGAGTGCAGTCCTGGGTAAAGCAGGAATTGGAGAAGGACGTGCATCTGAGCCGCTGTTATGCGTTTTTGGATGCGGTGGGATATAGCCTCCAGGTCCCTCGGCCTCGACATGTCGAGGCCAACCAGGTCACTCAGGAAGCGTTCCAAAAAAAATCCTCCCAGCCGTGGTCCAAGCAGCTACGGCGCGTACTGAAGCAACTGGACGAGCGGTAG
- the metK gene encoding methionine adenosyltransferase, which produces MRKFYTSESVSEGHPDKLADFISDSILDEFLRQEPTSRVAVETLVTTGMAVVAGEVRAHRAHVDVQRVVREAVQKVGYVRANYGFDAEYSAVLVAIHGQSPEIAEGVDHSEEWRAMTAEDRGRPENKYSEVGAGDQGLMFGYATDETPELMPLPVSLAHGLTRRLAELRKSGTLPYLRPDAKAQVTVVRDGEPHDARETFVDTVVISTQHSDDVTQEQIREDMIEHVVRAVIPAEYLTPETKYFINPSGRFVIGGPHGDTGLTGRKIIVDTYGGAVPHGGGAFSGKDPTKVDRSAAYYARYIAKNVVAAGLARRALVEVAYAIGRAHPVSLRVDTYGTGTVSDAVLAELVHGYFDARPQAIIAQLDLLRPIYAQTAAYGHFGRPEFPWEQTDKAGALRQAAEGLKQNA; this is translated from the coding sequence ATGCGGAAGTTCTACACGTCGGAGTCGGTATCGGAAGGCCACCCGGACAAGCTGGCGGATTTCATCTCGGATTCGATCCTGGACGAGTTTCTGCGCCAGGAGCCCACGAGCCGCGTGGCCGTAGAAACGCTCGTGACCACCGGCATGGCCGTGGTGGCGGGGGAGGTTCGCGCGCACCGGGCACACGTGGACGTGCAGCGTGTGGTGCGCGAGGCCGTGCAAAAAGTGGGCTACGTGCGCGCCAACTACGGCTTTGACGCCGAATACAGCGCGGTGCTCGTCGCCATTCACGGCCAGTCGCCTGAGATCGCGGAGGGCGTGGACCACTCCGAGGAATGGCGCGCGATGACCGCTGAGGACCGGGGCCGCCCCGAGAACAAATACTCGGAAGTCGGCGCGGGCGACCAGGGCCTGATGTTCGGCTACGCCACGGACGAGACGCCCGAACTGATGCCCCTCCCCGTTAGCCTCGCCCACGGCCTGACCCGCCGCCTGGCCGAACTCCGCAAGAGCGGCACGCTGCCCTACCTGCGTCCCGATGCCAAGGCCCAGGTCACCGTCGTGCGCGACGGCGAGCCGCACGACGCCCGCGAAACCTTCGTGGACACCGTTGTCATCAGCACACAGCACAGCGACGACGTGACCCAGGAGCAGATCCGCGAGGACATGATCGAGCACGTGGTGCGCGCCGTCATTCCCGCGGAGTACCTCACGCCCGAGACCAAATACTTCATCAACCCCAGTGGCCGCTTCGTGATCGGTGGGCCGCACGGCGACACGGGCCTGACGGGCCGCAAGATTATCGTGGACACCTACGGCGGAGCCGTGCCGCACGGCGGGGGCGCATTTTCCGGCAAGGACCCCACGAAGGTGGACCGCTCCGCCGCCTACTACGCCCGCTACATTGCCAAGAATGTCGTGGCGGCGGGGCTCGCCCGGCGAGCGCTGGTGGAAGTGGCCTACGCGATTGGCCGCGCGCATCCCGTCAGCCTTCGGGTGGATACCTACGGCACGGGCACCGTGAGCGACGCGGTGCTGGCCGAACTCGTCCACGGGTACTTTGATGCCCGGCCACAGGCGATCATTGCCCAGCTGGACCTGCTGCGTCCCATCTACGCACAGACTGCCGCCTACGGTCATTTCGGCCGCCCCGAGTTCCCCTGGGAGCAGACCGACAAGGCGGGCGCGCTGCGGCAGGCGGCAGAAGGCCTGAAGCAAAACGCCTGA
- the coaD gene encoding pantetheine-phosphate adenylyltransferase — protein MNAVFPGSFDPITSGHMDVLTRASRIFDHVTLTVMHNARKTGRHLFTLEERVAVLQEATAHFSNVSVDSFGGLLVDYMRQQQKGIIIRGLRAVSDYEYELQIAHLNRQIGEVETVFIMAATRWSFVSSTMVKEIASYGGDVSEMVPRASASALRRKFAEVYAEREVEQGR, from the coding sequence ATGAACGCCGTCTTTCCCGGCTCCTTTGATCCCATCACCAGCGGCCATATGGACGTGCTGACGCGGGCATCGCGCATCTTCGACCACGTGACGCTGACGGTGATGCACAACGCCCGCAAGACGGGCCGTCACCTCTTCACGCTGGAGGAGCGGGTGGCGGTGCTGCAGGAGGCCACAGCGCACTTTTCCAACGTCAGCGTGGACAGTTTTGGCGGCCTGCTGGTGGACTACATGCGCCAGCAGCAAAAGGGCATTATTATCCGTGGCCTGCGCGCCGTGTCCGACTACGAGTACGAACTCCAGATCGCGCACCTCAACCGCCAGATCGGCGAGGTGGAGACCGTGTTTATCATGGCCGCGACGCGCTGGAGCTTCGTGAGTTCCACGATGGTCAAAGAGATCGCCAGCTACGGCGGCGACGTGTCGGAGATGGTGCCGCGCGCCTCGGCCTCGGCCCTGCGGCGCAAGTTCGCGGAGGTGTACGCAGAGCGGGAAGTGGAGCAGGGCAGGTAG
- a CDS encoding RsmD family RNA methyltransferase → MSIRILGGSAKGRSLKVPASARPSGARIRKSLFDLLASRAPSGSFLDLHGGSGAVGLEAASRGYAVTITEKNAQAARLLEENARALSLPARILKGDALGLLPRLGQFDVVFSDPPYEQDIPGLTARLLAANALTPGGLLVCQHPDRLHLPDAPGWEREERVHGSNTLTLYWRDKIGSA, encoded by the coding sequence GTGAGCATTCGTATCCTGGGGGGCAGCGCCAAGGGCCGCAGCCTGAAGGTTCCTGCCAGCGCCCGGCCCAGCGGCGCGCGCATTCGCAAGAGCCTCTTTGACCTGCTCGCCTCGCGCGCGCCATCGGGCAGCTTTCTGGACCTGCACGGCGGCAGCGGTGCGGTGGGACTGGAGGCCGCCAGCCGGGGTTACGCGGTGACGATCACCGAGAAGAATGCCCAGGCCGCGCGGCTGCTGGAGGAAAACGCCCGGGCCCTGAGCCTGCCCGCGCGCATCCTCAAGGGCGACGCGCTCGGACTGCTGCCGCGCCTGGGGCAGTTCGATGTCGTCTTCAGCGATCCGCCCTACGAGCAGGACATTCCTGGCCTTACCGCCAGGCTGCTGGCCGCCAACGCCCTGACGCCCGGCGGACTGCTGGTCTGTCAGCATCCGGACCGCCTGCACCTGCCCGATGCGCCCGGCTGGGAGCGCGAGGAGCGGGTGCATGGCAGCAACACCCTGACCCTGTATTGGCGGGATAAGATCGGGAGCGCATGA
- a CDS encoding superoxide dismutase — translation MNKLLLSALPLALASCAVMLPGSPYMLGKQPAAGDLMPMGTVKATDSSTMVMTETKVMGLKPNQYYVAHYHVMGRASTDPCSSAGAPIMSTKMVGMTDASGMLSITASTPRDDTMQAAYYNIHTASDAAGTPADGGVACTAVKLNANMGGVGQ, via the coding sequence GTGAATAAGCTGCTGCTCTCTGCCCTGCCCCTGGCCCTCGCCTCCTGCGCCGTGATGCTGCCTGGCAGCCCTTACATGCTGGGCAAACAGCCCGCTGCCGGCGACCTGATGCCGATGGGTACGGTGAAAGCCACCGATTCCAGCACCATGGTGATGACCGAGACCAAGGTGATGGGCCTGAAGCCCAACCAGTACTACGTGGCCCATTACCACGTGATGGGCCGGGCCAGTACGGATCCCTGCTCCAGCGCCGGCGCGCCCATCATGAGCACCAAGATGGTGGGAATGACCGACGCCAGCGGCATGCTGAGCATCACCGCCAGCACGCCTCGTGACGACACGATGCAGGCGGCCTACTACAACATCCACACCGCCAGCGACGCGGCCGGCACCCCGGCCGACGGGGGCGTGGCCTGCACGGCAGTCAAGCTGAACGCGAACATGGGTGGCGTGGGGCAGTAA
- a CDS encoding aldehyde dehydrogenase family protein, giving the protein MSQAVSPPISPKLQALFDAQRAWRWRAAQTDAEARRTILRHLREGLRRHRTALADALARDLGKSRAEAEITELHPVMEEIGHTLRHLPRWMAPRPVSTPAALLGTRSEVQSQARGVTLILGPWNYPVNLTLMPLVASLAAGNTVILKPSEKAPATAEALRRLLEEVFEPHLVAVVLGDAGVAEGLTRMPFDHIFFTGSGPVGRRVLAAAAENLTGVTLELGGKSPALVHASADLDLTAQRLGWGKFLNAGQTCVAPDYALVPEALRDTFVERLRGLIAYRFGEGEHLRAGPDYGRMVDARSVERLERLTRESVAAGARVALGGEFDASARFVSPTLVTGVTPEMPLMAEELFGPVLPVLTYRTFDEALALIRRLDPPLALYTFAEDPAAVARVQNETTSGGLIVNGTIIHLSNPNLPFGGVGASGMGRYHGEYGFRTFSHERAVMVEGRNSAIRFMYPPYGRPVPRFLAWALRHMER; this is encoded by the coding sequence ATGTCTCAAGCTGTCTCCCCGCCGATTTCTCCCAAACTGCAAGCCCTCTTTGACGCGCAGCGGGCGTGGCGCTGGCGGGCAGCACAGACCGACGCTGAAGCGAGGCGTACCATTTTGCGCCATCTGCGCGAGGGACTGCGGCGCCACCGGACCGCCCTCGCTGACGCCCTTGCCCGGGATCTGGGCAAGAGCCGTGCCGAGGCCGAAATCACCGAACTCCACCCCGTGATGGAGGAGATCGGCCACACGCTGCGCCACCTTCCGCGCTGGATGGCTCCCCGGCCCGTCTCCACGCCCGCTGCCCTGCTGGGCACCCGCAGCGAGGTGCAGTCCCAGGCGCGCGGCGTGACCCTGATTCTGGGGCCGTGGAACTACCCGGTAAACCTCACGCTGATGCCGCTCGTCGCCAGCCTGGCGGCTGGGAACACCGTGATTCTGAAGCCCAGTGAGAAGGCCCCCGCCACCGCAGAGGCGCTGCGCCGGTTGCTGGAGGAGGTCTTCGAGCCGCACCTCGTTGCGGTGGTCCTGGGTGATGCCGGCGTGGCGGAAGGGCTGACCCGGATGCCCTTCGATCACATCTTCTTCACGGGCAGCGGTCCGGTGGGACGGCGGGTGCTGGCGGCCGCCGCCGAAAACCTGACGGGCGTGACGTTGGAACTGGGCGGCAAGAGCCCGGCCCTCGTTCACGCCAGCGCCGATCTGGACCTCACTGCGCAGCGCCTGGGCTGGGGTAAGTTTTTGAACGCGGGGCAGACCTGCGTGGCCCCGGATTACGCGCTCGTGCCTGAGGCCCTGCGCGACACCTTCGTGGAGCGTCTGCGGGGCCTCATTGCCTACCGCTTCGGAGAGGGTGAACACCTGCGTGCGGGACCGGACTACGGGCGGATGGTGGATGCCCGCAGCGTCGAGCGTCTGGAACGCCTGACGCGGGAGAGTGTAGCGGCGGGCGCGCGGGTGGCCCTGGGCGGCGAGTTCGACGCTTCGGCCCGCTTCGTCTCGCCCACGCTCGTCACGGGCGTGACGCCCGAAATGCCCCTGATGGCGGAAGAACTCTTCGGCCCGGTGCTGCCCGTGTTGACCTACCGCACCTTTGACGAGGCCCTGGCCCTGATCCGCCGCCTGGACCCGCCGCTCGCGCTGTACACCTTCGCCGAGGATCCGGCGGCGGTGGCCCGCGTGCAGAACGAAACCACCAGCGGCGGCCTGATTGTCAACGGCACGATCATCCACCTCAGCAATCCCAACCTGCCGTTCGGCGGCGTGGGCGCGAGCGGGATGGGCCGCTACCACGGCGAGTACGGCTTCCGCACCTTCAGCCACGAGCGGGCGGTGATGGTGGAGGGCAGGAACAGCGCCATTCGCTTCATGTACCCGCCTTACGGCCGTCCGGTGCCCCGCTTTCTGGCCTGGGCGCTGCGGCACATGGAGCGCTAG
- a CDS encoding molybdenum cofactor guanylyltransferase — protein MLPLAGAVTAGGASRRFGSDKAGAVLEGRPLLQHVTASLSGCLLRLLIAPPERYALPGWQNVPDTRPGEGPLAALEAALLAARAQMGEGWVAFAGVDMPRLTPAYWELLAEVKTLEVLAVRALDAAWEPQPLAALYHTALLERVTGLLDGGERRMREAALPEQTALVPFVEVQRVSPSALHNVNTPADLLVLAKPGQ, from the coding sequence GTGCTTCCCCTCGCTGGCGCGGTCACGGCGGGCGGAGCGTCACGCCGTTTCGGCAGCGACAAGGCGGGGGCCGTGCTGGAAGGCCGTCCCCTCCTTCAGCATGTGACCGCGAGCCTGTCTGGGTGTCTGCTGCGCCTGCTGATCGCGCCGCCCGAGCGTTACGCCCTACCTGGCTGGCAGAACGTCCCTGACACCCGCCCCGGCGAAGGACCGCTGGCTGCCCTCGAAGCCGCCCTGCTCGCTGCCCGTGCGCAAATGGGCGAGGGCTGGGTGGCGTTTGCAGGGGTGGACATGCCGCGCCTGACGCCCGCGTACTGGGAACTGCTGGCAGAAGTGAAGACGCTGGAGGTGCTGGCCGTCCGGGCCCTGGACGCAGCCTGGGAGCCTCAACCGCTCGCCGCCCTGTACCACACGGCGCTGCTGGAGCGGGTCACTGGACTGCTGGATGGGGGAGAGCGCCGAATGCGGGAAGCTGCCCTGCCGGAACAAACGGCCCTCGTACCCTTCGTAGAGGTGCAGCGGGTGAGCCCCTCGGCACTGCACAACGTGAATACGCCTGCCGATTTACTGGTCCTGGCCAAGCCAGGGCAATAA
- a CDS encoding transposase — MSENAVVLEALRQITRSLREVGVVRIIFVLDRGFDDLKVMKRRRRLKVDFVIRAQHVERRVRLQPTGENRALQAALQLAPVSHTFAMSRPVLREGKPSWRPTPAEIRAQEVWVDEGKLHVHALHLHFPTRPKGEQQGWTLPTSLPVSPGVHAGQVVRRYLRRWSSEDVFSWTKTALGWEQVRVLQFEALHTLVAMAWLAAAFVFTLGETVDTPEVKLLAHLGGSVPHKNRPPGKKTILLGRQRLCAAYLTRHTTRQSMQHPSEKTVIERLLGPQ; from the coding sequence TTGAGTGAGAACGCGGTCGTGCTCGAAGCGTTGAGGCAGATCACGCGGTCACTGCGCGAAGTGGGTGTGGTGCGCATTATCTTTGTCCTGGACCGAGGCTTCGATGACCTGAAGGTAATGAAGCGACGGAGGCGGCTCAAGGTCGATTTCGTCATTCGTGCACAGCATGTTGAGCGGCGCGTTCGTCTGCAGCCCACGGGGGAAAACCGTGCGCTGCAAGCTGCGTTGCAGCTTGCTCCCGTATCACACACCTTCGCGATGTCCCGCCCCGTCCTGCGGGAGGGGAAGCCCAGCTGGCGGCCAACCCCAGCGGAGATCCGGGCGCAGGAGGTCTGGGTGGACGAGGGCAAACTCCACGTGCACGCGCTCCATCTGCACTTCCCCACACGGCCCAAAGGCGAACAACAGGGCTGGACCCTGCCCACGAGCTTGCCCGTCTCGCCCGGCGTTCACGCCGGGCAGGTCGTACGACGCTATCTGAGGCGCTGGAGCAGCGAAGACGTCTTTTCCTGGACCAAAACCGCTCTGGGATGGGAACAGGTTCGTGTCCTGCAGTTCGAAGCGCTGCACACCCTGGTCGCCATGGCCTGGCTCGCCGCTGCCTTTGTCTTCACCCTCGGCGAGACGGTAGACACACCGGAAGTGAAGTTGCTCGCTCATCTCGGTGGTTCTGTCCCCCATAAGAATCGGCCCCCGGGCAAGAAGACCATCTTGCTGGGACGACAGCGCTTGTGCGCTGCGTACCTCACCCGGCACACCACCCGCCAATCGATGCAACATCCATCCGAAAAAACCGTCATAGAAAGGCTTCTCGGCCCCCAATGA